A stretch of DNA from Anopheles ziemanni chromosome 3, idAnoZiCoDA_A2_x.2, whole genome shotgun sequence:
ATTTGAACTTATTTCTGCAGCTCACAGAGGGGATTTTCCCACACGGTGAAAACCTTTCAGACaaactggaaaagaaaacaaactcagGTGAGACGCCGGAAACTGTTTATGTATTCCACTGTTTATCGTCACAGTGAGTTATATGATTCATTTCGTTTAATTAGCGCTTCACGGTCGGCATACGAAAACATTAAGCCACATGTCGCATTTTGGGAGTTTTCAGCGATCCGTTTCTATCGGTTGTCGATGGCAAACAATGGCTAAGCATAAGATGTATTCGTAACACGGACTGTTGTCGTCATTGAAAATTTCTCGATGAGGATATGCTggcttttgctttgttttccccttttgccTGTCAGAAAAATACGGCCAACCATTTCCTGCAGACCTGAGTTGCGTTGCTACCGGTTCTTAAACGCTTCCCCGTACAATCTTTGCGAAAGTGATGACGGCAGTGCTCGGTTTATGCTGAGCGAAGCGATGGAAAATTTAGCTATTTGTTTTTGCAGGAAAACACTGAAAAGTAGTTCTGGACGGTGGAGTTGCTATTAGCAACTGTTCGTTTATTTGCGCTATTTTGAGCGTTCCGTTAAGCTCATTGCATATTCATGTCAAGTGTTGCTCGAAGTGCACAGCAATTCTTCCCAAGTATCATCACCGGACCTAGTGCATTCGGCATCGGGTGGGAGCGGACCAATGAATCCGGGCGAGTTCTGTACGCGAATGTTTACGACACGATCCGCTGAGTGATActtgttattttttgtgttattgCACGTTTAAGCGATATTTTATCGagaattttcctcccattcCTCGTCCACCTTGGGATGGGCGTCAATGGATCATCTACTTGCCAGTTTTCTCCGACCAGCATCCGTATGATTTAGTTGCACTCTGGTTTTGCCCGGAAACACATCCCACGGATGAATCGGGGTGGCGTTCTTATAGGTGTTCAAAACGGTGCATCGTCTGCATATTAATTTGGCACGATTCTACCTTACCTTGCCAGTGTTTTATGAACGTggttctttctcttttttgttaaaaatggGTTCTGTCCACATGAGAATTAGCTAAACTGCGCTTTTATTCCATCATGCTCGGAACAATTTATGTCCAAGTCTCATTGCTCTACCCAAACACCGTAAATCTTGCAATATCCCATCGAAGCCGAAACGAAACCAACCGAATACCGAACACGACCAAGCAGGGCAATTTAATGaaaagataattttttttttaaattttactcaCGTCACTGCCAGGaaaggattttttcaaaatgaaagTCATGATTTTTGCAATCCGAAGATTTTCTTCttgtgaacaaaacaaaagacaacGGAGTAGAAAAGTACTCGTCGGACTTGCAGTAAGCGTAGCTTGTCGGATGAAAAGTTTGGCACGAGGCTATGCgcaagaaattgtttttggaGGGGCCTATTCTTTTTTCCAGCTTCGCATAATCTAGCGGCTGTTATGCGACAAAAGtttgagaaaattaaattagttgaaatcatttttaatgtaTTCTTTGCGACGAATTCGTTGGTGAATGATTGATGTGCATAActaagttgtttttttctaatttgttGGTAGAAAaaggaatgtttgaaaatgaagtTGACGTTAAATATATTGAgtgaagggtttttttttatggaaaaaaactCGATAGTGTAATTTTTCTCAACTACACTTTTTTGTCTCACGGTCTAAACGTACCACAAGCGCAATTGACTTACGTGCACTTCACTAAGCGGAATGAAACTACTGACGGGAAATTTATGAGCCTTGGGCAAAAGCGACAAAGAGTACGACAAGTACAAAACTTGCTCCAATCCGAACCGGCCAAAGGGGAAAAACGTGTATAGTTTGTGAAGAAGTGATAGAAACAAAAGCCCCAAGCAATGGAAGGtagcagaaaaaagaaagtataCAAGCATGGAGATACAGACAGCCTGAGATGGAACGCCATTAACCGAAAACGCAATCAGCAAGCCACCGTCTCAGGAGCATAAGTAAGCTGGTGTGACATAAAATTGGATTCAAATGTAGAGTTTGTGAaacggttgtgtttttttacttgCGTCGGAAGCACACGGAAGTCTGGATTTCCCTGTGCTATCCGCCTCGAAGCGTTGGAAAAAGACAGATGAAGtgtattggaaaagttttttcttcatatccGGTCGCTTCACGGCAGCCATGATCGCCGACGAAGCTGTCCTGTCAGGTGATGGAGGATAGCATAAACTAACataaaaaagtcgaaaaacaCGCCAGCGAGGTGCACAAAAGGGGCATTTCCTTATCGCCAACATGTTCGACATAGAAAACCATCTGACAAAACGTGCACAGCTCGTCGAAAAGGGAAACTTTTCTAGTTTTCCAATATGAATAATGTAGCCTCTTTGTGTGCGGAACCTTTTTCTAATCTTTGCTCGAAGCCGTAAAAGAAGACGACACGAAAAGCGTTACCACAAATCAACGAAAATGGTCAATTGAACTGGAAAGTTTAACCAATTGATTCGTCGAGGAGGGGTTTTCATGCGTGCCAACGTCCACCGGGagcatgtttcattttccaccgacaaTCATTTACTGTGCAAACTTAACCTTTCTCTTGTCTCTCCTTTTCTCACttgctttttgtttcgttccgcttgttttttttaatgtgtgtAGTTTCAGCAAACGTTCCTTGGCTGGTGGGAAAACTCTGTCCCGCAATATTCGCTAATGGAAAAGTAAGTCCATTCCAAGAAGGAAAGGATTCCATAAATCATGCTAGGTGGCTGAGGTGCTATTCGGGAACGTCTTGCAACGGTACCCTTTCCCCCGAGCGTCCATCTTAGGACAGCTCCTTCGTGTTCGCTCCAAGACACCCTTAGCCCCTCGGCCTTACCGTTGCTATCTCTCTTTCCCGGCATGTCCATAATAAATCCATCAAGGAAGCTTCGCCTAGATCATTACTCTCTTAACCTCCGACCGGTGTGGCCACTTGTACACGTACACGATGTTGAATTATGTGCCTCGTCCTGGGACCTCCCGAGGGCACGACGGAGGCTCGGAAAACTCCGTCGGACACTGGTCTCTCGGCTGGATGTGCGtctcgtttttcctcctttccttCCCGCCATTGGTCGTACCGAACTTTACTCGTTATCCTGTCGCTCGCCGCGTGTTGGTTCCGTACGTTTTTGGTGCTAAGCAATTGAACTTTCATTTCGGTCCGATTAAGAAACGCGAAGGAGCGTGACGTGTGGGAAAAGTTTCTCTAGTTTGCCGTCCCATTCGCGGAGCTGGTGCATCGGAAGTGAAGCAGCCGGTAATTGATATGGATGTATCACGCAAATGTGATTACTTTGTTGCCAGGCGATGGGTGATACAGCTCGATGGGTTGTAAATTACAAAAGCTCCCAGGGTGAGCTGGTCAGTCTTGCTAGGACTCTTTCTAAACCGTTCGTTATTTGAATTTTCGATACGTGGGAAAGAGGTCcgaacaatttaaattgtcAGTAAGCGCCAGTTTAAAGATTGGGTCACTGTGATAGGAATGCAGATTCAACTTCCTCTAGTTACAGTAAAAGAATCCGCAGTATAGAGTAAAGTGGATTGTAAATTGACTATTTGATTGTAAGAAAGATAAATGGATTTTGATTTTGTCTGGTTCTAGttgaaaatttcaataaaaactgcaGGGAAGTAAAATAAGTAAcatgataaattgaaattgaaccaaaaaCGCATGCTAGTGGAAATGTGTGAATTTGGAACTTGAAATCTTGGGTTATAATTTAACATTACAGCTGCAAAAATGATTTGCTTCGTATTGTAACTCCCGCGTTTGAAATGAGTATACGCAGTAATGATAAATGAGCTAGATGGAAATAGCAGTTATATACAAATGGATAAGCCTCCTAAGAATAGCTGGGCTCCCGGGACAGCTTTCGGGTTGAGCCGATTAGAGTATCGGCCATTCTGTAATATCGGTTttctggaaaagaaaaataaatcttttcaaCAAAGTGGAATCATTCTTCGAATAACGCGTTATGCGTCCAAAGTTGTTTCCGGAGGATAgaagtaatatttatattaaaaacaatgtgatattaaataaaaattgaactccaacgtatattgtaaaccaaaaAAAGGTCGAAACAAATCATTAATGTAAAATCACGTTGGCAAAAGCCAAAAACAATCCTCAAACAAATAGCACGATATGCATGCTGGAGTAATTTAGTAATTTGCTTCCTTTGGTTCATTTTAAGTCTAATTGATTAAGTCTaattgtgtgtgttgttggtgTGTTGTCTGGGTGGGTTAATCATAGCTTTACTCGCGAAGCCTTCGAATGCTGATTTAGCTCCTTTCTGAAAAACAATTGCAATTGTTGCATGTGCAATTGCAATACAACGAAACGCCAaagtaacgaagaaattgATTAATTCTTAAAGCTAATTCTTAATTTCTTAAAGCAGAAATTTGCATCAATTGTAGTATAATTGTCACGGTAACAGTACTTTTATAGTATATACAATATGGTATTCATCGAGAGGGCAAACTGCCCTTTCCAACACTCCCATATGTCAACCAATGAGtatataaaaaatgaaaatgttgtgcTGTGATTATATTCATCAAACTCATCAACCAAACGCAACAAAGTCGCTACTCATCATTCTATAAATCGTTTGCGGAAATAGCTCAGACTTATGGATCCAAGATAAGGTTTCCGGAACCTAATGATCCATATGCTTTATTAGGTGTTAGGGAAAACGCTTTTCTGAAAGTCATTATTTCTATCTCAAAAAGAGAATTCATAacttaataaataaaagcccTTGTTTTCATCCAAAtaaatttttgaagatttaaaaataaaattgtgtttagctGGAATAGATATTATTTTCTGTTAATTGAAAATAtaagattttaattttgatctgttaaaaaaaaagttctgtTTTTAAGTATGAATCAAAGTATAAATAAAGATTTTAGTAATTTAAGCATACATTTGCCAACAACAAGCCTGAGCACTACTAAAAGATAAAACATATTGTTCTAAATGGAGATTTGAAGGTTTTGTCTTGTACTAGTTTATCTAATAGCATTTTAATATTATGTACTGATAACTAACTGGTAAAGCAAGCGTATCTATTTGAAGACGATCAGCATGATTCGTCGAACTTACTACCGGTGCAAATATTGACCTTACTACCGAATCGAATATGTACCCTTTCCAAAAATACCAGCCTCACTTTTGCATCAACCGAAACAATTCAATTGCCTTGCTTCTGGCACCTTGCGTTTGATGTATGCGGGTTGTGGTTGCATTTTATCACCATCAGCGCCACCATTATCACGCCTGATCGATCGGAGAGTCAGTGCAAGAAGTGATGAAAAGTAAGCAACCAACCCTCCCTTGCCCCGCTCGCCTATGTGCCCTTGCATCCCCATTCCCTCGGCCACCAACGGCAGTTTTCCGCCAAAACGCATGGTGATCGTGGACGGATCTATACGGAGGTGCATTCGAGCTGCAAGAAGACAAACCTTATCGGGTTTACGTCGAATCTCGGCGGGGCGACTGCGGGTAGGCTCGTAAATTTTTAACACAACATTAATTATGATAATGACGGGCTGTGCTTTGATTTATCGCCCAGGGCGGTGTgatgcttttctttccttctcccGTCAAGCCAATGGAACGAGGTGGCGAATCTTGGCTGACGCTGGTTGGGCTGCGTTTTAGGGAAGTGCATAAAGAACGGCTTCGACAGTTCATGAGCACTGGCAGTGGCGCACCGCAGCTTACTCGCACCGGGTTGCCCAGCTCCATACGCACCGGAATAGACGCCTTGCCGGAGGCACTCTGTTTGGAAAAGCTACGTTTATTTGCATAACGGATTCGATTGTGACTTTCCGCATACCGACCCGCTTGGTGATGCTTTGTTCGGGTGCGAAAATAGGCGAAGGGTCAATACCATGCACGTAAACTTATAAAACGTCAACTAGCATGGCGAGTTGGAGTAACACTCTTCAGCCCCATAGCCTTGTTGGATTTTTCCACAAGATTTGCGGCAGATCGCGTGTGCCACTTTTCACCCCGATACCTCGTGCCTCGGCGTTCGTGTTTCAGCGGAAAACTGTTTGTGTGGCtttgtgtggtttttgcaAACATGGATGACGAATGTCAGGGGCACGGTCGTGACTTTTGGTGGCCTGCCTTCGTGACACCGATACAGCCCGTTGCCGCCGCGAAAGGGTGAAGGTAATGGGCCAGGTCGGGGTTCTGCTCATGACGACGGTACAGGTTATAGCAAAGGCCGGGTTATCCGAAATATttcaccaaaccaaacaaacttgtttttcccccaaaatgaacgaaaaaaagggttcCTAAGAGAATCAGGTGAACATTCTTCGTGGTACAATTGCTCGCCAAGGTCGTCAAGGGCCGGAAAAGTGTACTTCTGTTTACGGAAGGAAAGTCGGAGCACGGCCCGAAAGGAGGCCACAGTAAAACACACAGGATTCACAGGGTGTATGTACGTGTTGGTGACGGTTTGTGGGCGTTGTTAGCACTCTGGTTTATTAGCGGGTTTCATTTTGGGGCTCAAATAAATACTGAAATCGATAAAAAGGGCTAATCCCTGGCCGGGCGGTTAGTAGGTGTAGCCAGTGTTCGGGTTGAAGCCCTGTTGTCGCTTGTTGGGAGGCAGGTATTGGTTAGCCGGTGCCGACGGGTAACCTTGTATGGCGTTCGGGGAGCTCGGCTGGTACTGGGGCgtttgctggtggtggtaCTGGGGCTGCGGCTGTTGATACTGTGGCTGCTGAGGTTGCTGAGGCTGCTGCGGTGGCTGGTACTGGTTGGTCTGCTGGGGATAGTACTGACCCTGGGGGACTCCGCCCTGTGGTTGAGGAGCTCCATACTGGCGACCCGGAGCTTGGGGTTCCTGGTAGGCGGGATTCTTGGGTCGGGCGGCCGCCTCGGCGTGCAGTCGGGCGTGCAGATCGTAGGCCCTGagtgaagggaaaaacaaacgggtAAAACAAGGACAAACTCCGGAGTTGCGTGAAGCGATCATATTTTAGATGCACGATCGGTACCCTATGGTATGGACACTCACTCTTGCAACTCTACCGGCAGTGGTGGGGGCGTTGGCAGGTGGTCACCGACAGGCTGGAAACCGTTGGCATCGGCCTTATACTGTACGCTATACTGCTGACCATCGGGGGCGGTGTAGGAGTAGCCCCCGGACACTACCTGTTCCGACTTTTCCGGTCCCAGATTGCGAAGGAATCCCTCCTCCTGGTGCTGGATGCCGTTACCAGTGGCATAGctgtgaaaaattaaatgcaaagTTTGAGAAGTATGTAATAAATTAACTTGTTTTGTTCAGATTCGTCGGACATGGCGTTAAAACCTTCAACCTGCTGTAACTATAAAAGATGAGTCCTAACAGTTGAAATGGAAATACGGAATTTATAAGCCACTTGTTCTGAACAGAGGATATACGTTTTTTGTACTTATAAACTATTTACTCATATTGAAAATATCGAGGAACAATAGATCACtttatgttgttttgaaaaagctttttgtttgcttgttttgttttgcttttcgtaTTTTAAATGCTTGGCAATCATTATAGAAATTACTACTGCGTATTCAATACATTGATATAAAaccaatattttgtttttcggaaaTTCGAATTCAAAAAACTCCAAAATAAAGTATTCATCATAATCGTAACGTCTTTAGATTGAGCATAACCAACGTTTAATTGGAATTTCGCAAtctaaaagttaaaaaaatagaatataaaaaaaaataaaaaacctttATAAAGGAATAAAGGTTGTCTAGAAAAATTTCTTCATCAAAACCCATTCGCATTTAAAGTGGAGCTCAAAGCATGATATTAAAGCACGTTTCCCGCTGTCTACCACTACTCATCACTGCAAGTATTCACGAGTCTTTTGAACTGTCATAATTGTGTAACGTAGCATTCAGCATCACTTTTACGACAACAGTTTaccgttttgtttctgttaCCAGTTgctgtttgaatttttttttaacatttatcaTTAATTTTTCCGTTGCACTTGTGAACACGCGGAACACGATAATTCATTAACGGTGCACGTGGATGAACTTTTGAACTAATTGCACTGCACTGTCAGCACTCTGACCCACGTTGTGTAATCCAGACCTGCTGTTGCGTTCGACCGTGCTCTTTTTGCAGCAGTGAGATCATCGGGCAGCAGAATTAATTGGAATCCGTGCTGGTGGATACTCGTGCCGATAGTATCTCAAGCATTTAACCCGCCGCTGAACGGTCATCGGGCACACTTTGTCCAGGGACGCGTGTCCATGCCCAAGATACTTACTCGAATCGGTAGCTGCCATCGCCGTTGTTGACGTTCTCGTAGCGCAGGATGGGGATGGGAGTGGTTTGAGGCTGGAAGCTGTTGCCCTGGAAGCCACCGGCAGGACCACTTGGACGCAGGGCGTTACCCGAGCCGCCGTACGAAGGACCAGACGGTTGCGGATTGTACGCACCTCCGAAGGGACCTTGCTGAGGTCCGGGTCCCGACGGCTGACCGAGCGGTGCGACCGATGGGTAGCCTCCCTGCTGTCCGCCAGCCGACGGTGGAAGGTACTGGTTGGCAGGAGACACCCCACCGAATTGGCCATCGCGTCTCGGTGCGTTGAGGACGTTCGAGTCACCGCCACCTCCCTGGTAGGAGGCAGCAGGAGCCGGTGCACCGTAGAGGTTGTCCAACCGGGCGGCACTCGCCAATCCTAGCACGGCGCAGAACGCCGTCAAAACCTACCGGGAGAAGGACGAGGAATTGATGCAATTAGGACATCTGAGACATAGGATCTTCTTCCTGGTCGCATTACCGTCTTGCGGATCATGTTGATTTGCGGAGGAACTCTGGAAAGACGAGCTGCTTTGCGAATACGTTGCCGAAATTATTTGGATCGCGAAAAGCTTGTGCTTGGGCCGTGAGAGCTAAGCTTCAAGCTTCTTCGAGGAGCTGTCGAACCGAACTAATGCCGTAGAAGATGAGTTGCGGTTTTATATAACCACAGGTACCACGCTGCCGATTCTAACACCCGGATAGCGGTGGCGGTGACGACGCGCTGCCGATGatgctgttgatgatgatgccggcGTCGGCAGATCTCAGTCCGTGGCGGTGGAGAACCAAGCGGGTAGGAGGAGACGGACCTCGAGTGTCGTCGTACGTATGAACCTGTACGTACGTAGATGCCATTGCCGTTTGACGACTCCCCCATCATAATCCGAATGCCCGAAACGCGCTGCCACGATCCGTACGAAGGTGAAGAGCAGTGGCGATCGTGGAGTGATCGTTCTACATCGGCTCGTGGTAGGGGTggcgttgcaaccatggtgcTGGTGGTAACAAACAATGGCAGGTTGATTCTCAAGACATCATTATCGATTGTGCTGGATCGCGTTGGATCGATTGAATCGGTAGTAATGATCGCCAAGCGGTGATCGTTCCGGTTGAGCGTCGCAGTGGAAGCCGGAGGCTAGAAATTTGGTTCGATATTACATCGAACTTACAAACGCTGCGTACCCGTCAGGGTACGTTCACTTTTCGCGAAAGAGACTTTACCGTCTGCCGTCTGCAGAACTCCGTGTCATTTTTCCCGgcaggttttgtttgttttttttgctcagTTTCATCTGCGCTACTAGTGGCGCCCTTGTTAAattaggtttttgttttcgacgaAGACGATCTCCCGGTACCAGCGCGCAGATTCGACCCGCCTTTCGAGCAAGCAATGCGTGTGGGGAAATCGAAAGCAGAGAGTGagagggagaaaagaaaaacgacttGATCAAATAAATAGCTGGATCGGGTGGTGAATGATGAGTTTCGAACCGATGGAATCGAGAGTTTTAGAGGCTATTGATTCCATTAGTAGGTGCGTGAAGGTTCGCCCGTTTTGCTCAAACATGAATTATACATCCCACTAATTGCTGAAGTTtgtcaatttaaaatatttagcaTGATGATTTCCAGTTCTCGTTTAGTATGATGGTAGAATAGTCAACTAAATCTACTGATGTTTTCTTTGCTCATACGTTCTATTGCTTGAATTTTCCATATGTAACGGTCTAATCAAAAGCCAAGGAaattgttggttggttggttggattAATTTATCGTACTTTTGAACGGAGAGCTTATACTGCTTGTCAATTTTTCTCCTCCATTATGTAGAGTTTTTCAAACCTTTTATGCATTAGTCCGAAGAATATTGATTTTTGCCGTGTAACTCGTATAATTCCAAAAAATTATTctgaaaaatttcaaatatttccaaAAAGCTATTCAGAAATATATTTCCTATTCAATACTGTGTATATTAGAATTATTATATTAGTTAGCAAAACCTTTTGGCATCAATagtatttatatttataaacacCAGAACAGAACCACCAATGAGTACATGATAACAATAGTATAATTCGGGATTaacttgtttgattttattgaaataacatTGCAAAACTCAAAAAGTTTCTTAAATCAACACGTTTTCCTTGAATTACTTGTTAATTTTTCCTTGGTCAATGAAAATTATTCGTTGCCTTTTTTGATGAAAGTGAGAAAACGtacaattaaaaagaaaatacgatATATTTTTGCCGAATTATCGCTGTACgcttgttttgcaattttgatttttttttcgaaatattATGTTCTTTCCATTGACTTCTCGTTTGCTTGTTTCGAGTTGTCGAGTACCCTTATATTGAAGTTGTGTTATGCTTATTATTGATTTACAGCTAGAGGTTTCTCAAGACTATTCTGGTTAAACTATTTTACATTGATTTTAGTTAATTCACGTTCTTGACATCAATAAAATACATCAGATAGAATGCAGCCATATGAAAAACAAGCACAACTGTTGCGCGTCCTGTGGCAGACCAAAATAGCATTACACCAAATCAAAGCAAAGCTGttatgaataaatttttattgccTCTCAATAGCTACAAATAGCCAAACACATTGCAATCTGGCGGAATCAACCAGAGGTGTCTAGAAAAATTGCATCGCTGTTAGGGCGATAAATTCGCGATACCCCATGTGGACTACCATGTGTTCCTGAGGTGGTAGTACGAGTTTTTCCATCCCAGGATTTCACACGCTTTGGTGATGTTTTGACATTTGGAGGTGAacggaaacacaaaaaaaagaaaaattcgtCCCATTGGCAACGCTTTCGCCTATCAAATTCTGATAAAGGGAAGAACAGAACAGCAAAGAAATCTTCAGCATCCAGACGTGATCCTTCGCCATGTATCGAATCGCcgataaatatttataaaaccaACGCGTCCGAATGGGGAATATTTTAAACTTATTCGGCTGCCCCAACTCCCCGGGACCTGGTCCAGCTGTGCAGACAACACTCCAGACAAACTGCGCGCCTCCTGGTGGTTGTCGTTCTGATGGGATTGTAC
This window harbors:
- the LOC131286886 gene encoding basic salivary proline-rich protein 1-like, which codes for MIRKTVLTAFCAVLGLASAARLDNLYGAPAPAASYQGGGGDSNVLNAPRRDGQFGGVSPANQYLPPSAGGQQGGYPSVAPLGQPSGPGPQQGPFGGAYNPQPSGPSYGGSGNALRPSGPAGGFQGNSFQPQTTPIPILRYENVNNGDGSYRFDYATGNGIQHQEEGFLRNLGPEKSEQVVSGGYSYTAPDGQQYSVQYKADANGFQPVGDHLPTPPPLPVELQEAYDLHARLHAEAAARPKNPAYQEPQAPGRQYGAPQPQGGVPQGQYYPQQTNQYQPPQQPQQPQQPQYQQPQPQYHHQQTPQYQPSSPNAIQGYPSAPANQYLPPNKRQQGFNPNTGYTY